A genomic region of Columba livia isolate bColLiv1 breed racing homer chromosome 12, bColLiv1.pat.W.v2, whole genome shotgun sequence contains the following coding sequences:
- the GPR174 gene encoding probable G-protein coupled receptor 174, translated as MTNSSNCSETDLKLYYAITYTLILIPGLIGNTLALWVFYEYMKETKRAIIFMINLAIADLSQVLSLPLRIFYYLTGMWQFGEGLCMFCFYLKYVNMYASIYFLVCISVRRYLFVMYPFKFSDCRRIYDVYISIVGWVVVCIGCLPFPLLRLDKAAKNKCFVDLPVKQLSLPISIAMTTIGELVGFITPLLIILYCSWKTILSLKENNSASRDLGEKKKALKMILTCAVVFLICFAPYHISFPLDFLVKTKKIKNECVQKVISVFHVVALCLASFNCCLDPVIYYFTTDEFRRRLSRYELQDSIQLHDLSYVRRSSRNILRKDPMDC; from the coding sequence ATGACCAACAGCTCCAACTGCTCCGAAACAGACCTTAAACTCTACTATGCCATTACGTACACTTTAATCCTAATCCCTGGGCTAATAGGAAACACATTAGCTTTGTGGGTCTTTTACGAGTACATGAAAGAGACTAAAAGGGCCATAATATTTATGATCAATTTAGCCATTGCCGACTTATCACAGGTTTTGTCCTTGCCCCTAAGGATTTTCTACTACTTGACGGGGATGTGGCAATTTGGAGAGGGCCTCTGCATGTTCTGCTTCTACCTGAAGTACGTCAACATGTACGCGAGCATCTACTTCTTGGTTTGCATCAGCGTCCGGCGGTATTTGTTTGTGATGTACCCCTTCAAATTCAGCGACTGCAGGCGCATCTACGACGTGTACATCAGCATCGTGGGCTGGGTCGTGGTCTGCATCGGCTGCTTGCCCTTCCCGCTTCTCAGACTGGACAAGGCTGCTAAAAACAAGTGTTTCGTGGACCTCCCTGTGAAGCAACTCAGCCTTCCCATCTCCATAGCCATGACGACCATCGGTGAGCTGGTGGGGTTCATCACTCCCCTGCTCATCATCCTCTACTGCTCATGGAAGACGATCCTATcgctgaaagaaaacaactccGCTTCGCGTGACCtcggagagaaaaagaaggcttTAAAGATGATTCTCACCTGCGCTGTGGTATTTCTGATCTGCTTTGCGCCTTATCACATCAGCTTTCCACTGGATTTCCTTGTCAAGACAAAAAAGATCAAGAACGAGTGCGTCCAGAAAGTGATTTCCGTGTTCCACGTTGTCGCGTTGTGTCTCGCCAGCTTCAACTGCTGCCTGGACCCCGTCATTTACTACTTTACTACAGATGAGTTCCGGAGACGCCTGTCCCGGTACGAGCTGCAGGACAGCATCCAGCTCCACGACCTCAGCTACGTGAGGAGGAGCTCCAGAAACATCCTCAGGAAGGACCCCATGGACTGCTAG
- the ITM2A gene encoding integral membrane protein 2A, protein MVKIAFNSPFAQKDEPKKEAAEALVAEKDPEIATHGGGSSSGRCLLTLLGLAFILAGVVVGGACIYKYFMPKHKVYRGEMCYFENENRDRAVEPYFLPIAEEADIREDDNIAIIDVPVPKFSDSDPAAIVHDFDRLLTAYLDLQLGNCYVIPLNTSIVMPPRNLMDLFAKLATGSYLPQTYLVREEMVVTEEIDNVSDLGIFIYQLCVGKETFRLQRRDQITGLQKRSVENCHSIRHFENSFVVETKICQQ, encoded by the exons ATGGTGAAGATCGCGTTTAATTCCCCCTTCGCCCAGAAGGATGAGCCGAAGAAGGAGGCGGCCGAGGCGCTGGTGGCCGAAAAG GATCCAGAGATCGCCACACACGGAGGTGGAAGCTCATCTGGAAGATGTCTGCTGACTCTGCTGGGTCTGGCGTTCATCTTGGCAGGAGTTGTTGTCGGTGGAGCCTGCATCTACAAGTACTTCATGCCTAAG CACAAGGTGTACCGTGGTGAAATGTGTTACTTCGAAAATGAAAATCGTGATCGTGCGGTGGAACCTTATTTCCTCCCCATTGCTGAAGAAGCTGACATTCGAGAAGATGATAACATAGCCATCATTGATGTGCCCGTTCCAAAGTTCTCGGACAGTGATCCAGCAGCGATTGTTCATGACTTTGATAGG cTCCTGACGGCGTATCTTGACTTGCAACTGGGTAACTGCTACGTGATTCCACTGAACACATCCATAGTTATGCCACCAAGAAACCTGATGGATCTCTTTGCAAAACTGGCG acTGGCTCTTACTTGCCCCAGACCTACCTAGTCCGTGAGGAAATGGTGGTTACAGAGGAGATAGATAATGTGTCTGACCTGGGTATCTTCATCTACCAACTCTGTGTTGGAAAAGAGACGTTCAGACTTCAGCGCAGAGACCAGATAACGG GTCTGCAGAAACGTTCAGTGGAGAACTGTCACTCAATCAGACACTTTGAAAACTCTTTCGTTGTTGAAACAAAGATCTGTCAACAGTGA